ACGGCTCCGAAGTGGTCGCCGCCCTCCTGCCCCTTCTGTACTTCTGGCTCAGCTGGTGCGTCACCTGCCAGACGCTCGGCGGCATGCTCTTCGGCATCGCCGTCCTGCGGCCCGACGGCTCGCGGGTCGGCGTACCGCGCGCCGCCGCGCGGGCGTTCTTCGGCCTGCTGTTCGCGCCGATCTGGCTGGTCGGGATGGTCATCACGGTGCTGGATCCGCGGCGTCGAGCGGCCCACGACATCCTGATGGGCACGGTCGTCCGGCGGGTCTGACTCGAAGCGGATCCTGTATGTCCGGCAGATCCTGCACTTCAGCGGCGGTATGCCGCCGTAATGCGGGGCACCGGAATCGCTCTTACCATCGAACCGCTAGCCGCCGATGAGGGTTCGCCCATCCGCGCGGCCTTCTCCGGCGCGGCTTCTGAAGGAAGGCAGCCAATCATGGCCGTCACATCCGAGACTCCGGTACTGGACACGCTCGCCGCGATGACGATCGATTCGCTCGAGCGGTGCAGCATGGAGCCGA
This portion of the Catenulispora sp. GP43 genome encodes:
- a CDS encoding RDD family protein, with amino-acid sequence MTGRRTTSGEEPSADERNELNKLNEQADRHDQHEQYSGLVTRLAALSIDAVLLLIASVAVGFGVPALWSSVEGSVPGWLKDGSEVVAALLPLLYFWLSWCVTCQTLGGMLFGIAVLRPDGSRVGVPRAAARAFFGLLFAPIWLVGMVITVLDPRRRAAHDILMGTVVRRV